Proteins encoded within one genomic window of Melospiza georgiana isolate bMelGeo1 chromosome 24, bMelGeo1.pri, whole genome shotgun sequence:
- the LOC131093048 gene encoding olfactory receptor 14C36-like, which yields MSNSSSISHFLLLALADTWQLQLLHFCLLLGISLAALLGNGLIISTIACSHHLHIPMFFFLLNLALSDLGMICTTVPKAMHNSLWDTRNISYTGCAAQLFFFMFFISAEFYLLTIMCYDRYVSICKPLHYGTLLGSRACAHMSAAAWASAFLNALMHTANTFSLPLCHGNALGQFFCAIPEILKLSCSHSNLREHGLISISSFSALGCFVFIVFSYVQIFRAVMRIPSEQGRQKAFSTCLPHLAVVSLFITTVIFAHMKPPSLSSQSLDLTLSVLYSIVPPALNPLIYSLRNKELMAAVWRLMTGWTLWDKGTLLWVRQ from the coding sequence atgtccaacagcagctccatcagccacttcctcctgctggcattggcagacacatggcagctgcagctcctgcacttctgcctcttgctgggcatctccctggctgctcttctgggcaacggcctcatcatcagcaccatagcctgcagccaccacctgcacatacccatgttcttcttcctgctcaacctggccctcagcgacctgggcatgatctgcaccactgtccccaaagccatgcacaattccctctgggacaccaggaacatctcttacacaggatgtgctgctcagctctttttctttatgttcttcatctcagcagagttttatctcctgaccatcatgtgctacgaccgctacgtgtccatctgcaaacctcTGCACTACGGtaccctcctgggcagcagagcttgtgcccacatgtcagcagctgcctgggccagtgcctttctcaatgctctcaTGCACACGGCCAATACATTTTCACttcccctgtgccatggcaatgccctgggccagtttTTCTGTGCAATCCCAGAGATTCTCAAGCTCTCCTGTTCACACTCAAACCTCAGGGAACATGGGCTAATTTCTATTAGTTCCTTTTCAGCATTaggctgttttgtgttcattgttttctcctatgtgcagatcttcagggctgtgatgaggatcccctctgagcagggacggcaaaaagctttttccacctgcctccctcaccttgCTGTGGTCTCCCTGTTCATCACCACTGTTATTTTTGCTCACATGAAGCCCCCCTCCCTGTCCTCCCAATCCCTGGATCTGaccctgtcagttctgtactcgatagtgcctccagccctgaatcccctcatctacagcctgaggaacaaGGAGCTCATGGCTGCAGTctggagactgatgactggat